The following nucleotide sequence is from Wenzhouxiangella sp. XN24.
CAGGACGAAGTTCAACACGGACGACAGGAAAAAAGAGCCGGCGAGCATCCAGGAGGCATGGACCAGGGTCTGGTCGAAGGCCGCACGGTTGCCGGCCCGGTCGAGCGCGGCGTCCACGTCCGCCACGCGGATGACCTTGTCGTTGTACAGGAACGTCCGGATGATCGGAAAACGGGTGCGCAGCGACAGCAGGACGGCGATGCCGATGGTGGCGGGCACCGCGGCTTCCTTGACCGCGATCCACTTCGGGTCGAGCGCCAGCAGCCCGATCCCGCCGGTCAGCAGGATGCTGACGAAGCCCAGGACCGACACGAAGTTCCACTCGCGCCGCCGCAGGAAATCGTAGATCCCGTAACCGAGCGGAAACGCCAGCGCCACCACCAGGCCGCCGACGGGGCCGAGCGCAGACGCCCCGGAAAATTTCATCAGGATCACCGCCGGAATCACGATATTGATTCCCAGCGAAGCCCAGACGTTTTCCTGTCGTGGCGGCGCCTTGCTCGTGCCGTCTTCCATGGGCGTGCTCAGTGCTCTTCGTCCCCGTGGCCGATCGGTCCCTCGGTGAACAACCTTTCCTTCAGTTCCTTGGAGAAATACGGATCGCGGCGGCGGATCCATTCCAGGACCATCGCGGCGTGTTCCTTCTCCTCGTCACGATTGTGGATAAGAAT
It contains:
- a CDS encoding VC0807 family protein; translation: MEDGTSKAPPRQENVWASLGINIVIPAVILMKFSGASALGPVGGLVVALAFPLGYGIYDFLRRREWNFVSVLGFVSILLTGGIGLLALDPKWIAVKEAAVPATIGIAVLLSLRTRFPIIRTFLYNDKVIRVADVDAALDRAGNRAAFDQTLVHASWMLAGSFFLSSVLNFVLAKLIVKSQPGTTAFNEELGRMTALSYPVIVIPSMLIMIATLWYLFHRIQRLTELDLEQILKT